The Variovorax sp. S12S4 genome includes the window TCGCGAATCAACCCTTGCGGCTACGCAGGGTTGCAAACGGTCGATCTTTCTACAATCGGGGTCCAAACCACATGGGAAGACGCTGCCCGGGTCCTGAGCCAGAAGCTCACCACCTATCTGGCGCCCTAGCAATCCAATGAGCACCACCGAAGTCGTCCGCGACGCGCAAAGCGCCGAAAACTACAACCCGCTGGCCAAGCAGAAGGCCGCGGCCAAGCTCTCGCGCATCCCCGTCAAGGTGGTGCATCAGGGCGAAGTGCTCAAGAAGCCCGAGTGGATTCGCGTGAAGGCCGGCAGCCCCACCACCCGGTTCTACGAAATCAAGCAGATCCTGCGCGAAAGCAACCTGCACACGGTCTGCGAAGAAGCCTCGTGCCCGAACATCGGCGAATGCTTCGGCAACGGCACGGCCACCTTCATGATCATGGGCGACAAGTGCACGCGCCGCTGCCCGTTCTGCGACGTGGGCCACGGCCGCCCAGATCCGCTCGACAAGGACGAGCCGCTCAACCTTGCCAAGACCATCGCCAAGCTGCGCCTGAAGTACGTGGTGATCACCAGCGTCGACCGCGACGACCTGCGCGACGGCGGCAGCCAGCATTTCGTCGATTGCATCAAGAACATCCGCGAGCTCTCGCCGATGACGCAGATCGAGATCCTGGTGCCCGACTTCCGCGGCCGCGACGACCGCGCGCTCGAGATCCTGAAGGCCGCGCCGCCGGACGTGATGAACCACAACCTCGAGACCGCGCCGCGCCTTTATAAAGAAGCGCGCCCCGGCAGCGACTACCAGTTCAGCCTGAACCTTCTCAAGAAGTTCAAGGCGCTGCACCCTAACGTGCCGACCAAGAGCGGCATCATGGTGGGCCTGGGCGAAACCGACGAAGAGATCCTGCAGGTGATGCGCGACATGCGCGCCCACGGCATCGACATGCTGACCATCGGCCAGTACCTGTCGCCGTCGGGCTCGCACCTGCCGGTGCGCCGCTACGTGCACCCGGACACCTTCAAGATGTTCGAGGAAGAGGCCTACAAGATGGGCTTCAGCCATGCGGCGGTTGGCGCGATGGTGCGCTCCAGCTACCACGCGGACCAGCAGGCCCACGCCGCCGGGGTTTAACAATTGATGCGGCCGCGGCGGCAAGCAGTCCGTCGCGTGCAGCTCACCCGGTCCGGCGCTTCTTCGCTATCCTGCCGTCTGGCCAAGACGAAGGATCGATTTTGCAAACGCACCCCGCCATCCAAGCCGCGATGGAACGCGATTTCGGCGCCATTGCCGACCTGGTTCGCCTCCATGCGCAACACACGCCCGACCGCCCCGCCCTTGCGGACGCCCATCGCACACTGAACTACGGCGCGCTCGATGCACTGATGGACCGCATCGCGGCCAGCCTGCAGCAGGGCGGCTTGAAGCCCGGCGACGCCATCGCGGTCTGCGCGGCTTCGTCGGTGAACTACGCGGCGGTCTTTCTCGGGGCGTTGCGTGCGGGTGTGGCGGTCGCGCCGCTCGCGCCCGGCTCCACGCCGGCCAGCCTGGCCCGAATGATCGAAGACGCGGACGCGCGCATTCTTTTCACCGACGCCGCGGCGGCCGAGGTTGTCGGCCCGGCCAAGGATGGCGGCATTCCGCGCGTGGCGCTCGACGGCTCCGCCGCCGGCCAAAGCCTGGAGAGCTGGCTGGCACCCATGGGCGCACGGCCCACCGGCGTCGAGACGCAGCCTTCCTGGCCCTTCAACATCATCTATTCCTCGGGCACCACCGGCGAGCCCAAGGGCATCGTGCAGGGCCACGGCATGCGCTGGGCCCATGTGCAGCGCGGTGCCAAGTACGAGTACGGCGCCGACACGGTCACGCTGCTGTCGACTCCGCTGTATTCGAACACCACGCTGGTGGTGTTCTTTCCCACCATCGCCTTTGGTGGCTGCGTGGTGCTGATGCCGAAGTTCGACGCGCTCGGCTATCTGCAGCTGGCCGAGCAGCGCCGCGTGACGCACACCATGCTGGTGCCGGTGCAATATCAGCGGCTGATGGCGCATCCGCGCTTCGACGCGCACGATCTCTCGTCGTTCCGCTTCAAGTTCAGCACCAGCGCGCCCTTCAACGCCGCGCTCAAGGCCGACGTGCTCGAGCGCTGGCCGGGCGGGCTGATCGAGTTCTACGGCATGACCGAGGGCGGCGGCACCTGCATCCTGGAAGCGCACCTCAACCCCGACAAGCTTCACACCGTGGGCCGCCCGGCCGAGGGAAGCGACGTCCGGCTGATCGACGAAGACGGCCATGAAATCCCGCGCGGCAACACCGAGCTGGCCGGCGAGGTGGTGGGGCATTCGGCCGGCATGATGACCGGCTACCACCGCCAGCCCGCCAAGACACGCGAAGCCGAATGGTTCGACGACACCGGCAAGCGCTTCATCCGCACGGGCGACGTGGGCCGCTTCGATGCCGATGGCTTCCTGACGCTGTTCGATCGCAAGAAGGACATGATCATCAGCGGCGGTTTCAACATCTACCCGAGCGATCTCGAAACCGTGGTGCGCGGCCATGCGGCGGTGGCCGACGTGGCCGTGGTGGGCGTGCCTTCCGAGCAGTGGGGCGAGACGCCGGTGGCCTTCGTGGTGCGCCGCGAGGGTAACGACACCACTGAGGCCGCGCTGCTGCAATGGACCAACGACCAGCTCGGCAAGACGCAGCGCCTGGCGCGCCTGCATTTCATCGACGAGCTTCCGCGCAGCGCGATCGGCAAGGTGCTCAAGCGCGAGTTGCGTGACCTCGTCGGCCGCTGAAGCCAAGGCAACGCCGCCGGGCGAACAGGGCGGCGGCAACGGCCTGCTGTGGGTGCTGGTCGCCGTGGCGGTGGCGTTCGCCTTCCTGCGCCCGCGCGCGCCGATGGACTGGCTGCGGCTGGTCGACTGGGAGACCGTGGGCGCGCTTGCGGGGCTGCTGGCCATTACGCAGGGGGTGGAAAAAAGCGGCATGCTGCAGGCCACCGCGCAGCGCCTGCTCGCGCGCACGCACAACCAGCGCAGCCTTGCGCTGCTGCTGACCGCGAGCGCGGCCTTTCTCTCGGCGCTGGTGACCAACGACGTGAGCCTGTTCCTGCTGGTGCCGCTCACGCGGGTGCTCGCCAACCAGGCGCACCTGCCGCTCGCGCGGCTCGTGGTGCTGGAGGCGCTGGCGGTGAATGCGGGCTCGGCGCTCACGCCCATCGGCAATCCGCAGAACCTTTATCTCTGGCACCGTTCGGGCGAGAGCTTCTTCGCCTTCATGGCCATGATGGGGCCGACGGTGGCGGTGATGCTGTTCTGGCTCTTCGTGGCCGTGTGGCTGCTGGTGCCGCGCACGCCCATAGCGCTCAAGCCCGAGGCCGAGGCCACGCCGGTGCAGCCGCGCCTGCTGGCATTGGCGGGCGTGCTGTTCGTCGGCTTCGTCGTCGCGCTCGACCGGCACTGGCTGCTGGCGGGCCTGGGCATGGTGTTCGGCGTGTTCCTGCTCGCGTATCCGCGCGTGCTGCGCGGCATCGACTGGGCGCTGCTTGCGATCATCGCGCTGATGTTCGTGGACCTGCGCCAGCTGGCCGAGCTGCCCGCCGTGGTGGCCCTGCTGAATCATTGGCCGATTACCGAAGGATGGCGCGCCTACCTTGCCGCCATTGCCGCGTCGCAGCTCATCAGCAACGTGCCGGCCGCCATC containing:
- the lipA gene encoding lipoyl synthase; translation: MSTTEVVRDAQSAENYNPLAKQKAAAKLSRIPVKVVHQGEVLKKPEWIRVKAGSPTTRFYEIKQILRESNLHTVCEEASCPNIGECFGNGTATFMIMGDKCTRRCPFCDVGHGRPDPLDKDEPLNLAKTIAKLRLKYVVITSVDRDDLRDGGSQHFVDCIKNIRELSPMTQIEILVPDFRGRDDRALEILKAAPPDVMNHNLETAPRLYKEARPGSDYQFSLNLLKKFKALHPNVPTKSGIMVGLGETDEEILQVMRDMRAHGIDMLTIGQYLSPSGSHLPVRRYVHPDTFKMFEEEAYKMGFSHAAVGAMVRSSYHADQQAHAAGV
- a CDS encoding class I adenylate-forming enzyme family protein — its product is MERDFGAIADLVRLHAQHTPDRPALADAHRTLNYGALDALMDRIAASLQQGGLKPGDAIAVCAASSVNYAAVFLGALRAGVAVAPLAPGSTPASLARMIEDADARILFTDAAAAEVVGPAKDGGIPRVALDGSAAGQSLESWLAPMGARPTGVETQPSWPFNIIYSSGTTGEPKGIVQGHGMRWAHVQRGAKYEYGADTVTLLSTPLYSNTTLVVFFPTIAFGGCVVLMPKFDALGYLQLAEQRRVTHTMLVPVQYQRLMAHPRFDAHDLSSFRFKFSTSAPFNAALKADVLERWPGGLIEFYGMTEGGGTCILEAHLNPDKLHTVGRPAEGSDVRLIDEDGHEIPRGNTELAGEVVGHSAGMMTGYHRQPAKTREAEWFDDTGKRFIRTGDVGRFDADGFLTLFDRKKDMIISGGFNIYPSDLETVVRGHAAVADVAVVGVPSEQWGETPVAFVVRREGNDTTEAALLQWTNDQLGKTQRLARLHFIDELPRSAIGKVLKRELRDLVGR
- a CDS encoding SLC13 family permease, with translation MTSSAAEAKATPPGEQGGGNGLLWVLVAVAVAFAFLRPRAPMDWLRLVDWETVGALAGLLAITQGVEKSGMLQATAQRLLARTHNQRSLALLLTASAAFLSALVTNDVSLFLLVPLTRVLANQAHLPLARLVVLEALAVNAGSALTPIGNPQNLYLWHRSGESFFAFMAMMGPTVAVMLFWLFVAVWLLVPRTPIALKPEAEATPVQPRLLALAGVLFVGFVVALDRHWLLAGLGMVFGVFLLAYPRVLRGIDWALLAIIALMFVDLRQLAELPAVVALLNHWPITEGWRAYLAAIAASQLISNVPAAILLDGHVRDLPALAAGVSVGGFGCVLGSLANLIALRLARVPHGLREFHRISIPFLLVCAASALLLRLG